Proteins encoded together in one Benincasa hispida cultivar B227 chromosome 1, ASM972705v1, whole genome shotgun sequence window:
- the LOC120083156 gene encoding uncharacterized protein LOC120083156 isoform X3 codes for MAMAFSAPGLARRIPYTRSPLLFCIRKARLQSSVAIRFAAESGILCKEEDKDCISFALRRKEEIERTDSSIPQWKTLSSEDVGIDTSMISKPTRLVLNGLRKQGYEVYLVGGCVRDLVLRRIPKDFDIITSAQLKEVRKIFTRSLIVGKRFPICHVYVLNTIIEVSSFSTSGSRNGFNNYITKPSNLNEPDYIRWKNCSQRDFTINSLMYDPYKKIVYDYLGAMEDIRKSKVRTIKPANLSFTEDCARILRAVRIAARLGFCFTRDIALSIKELSCSVLKLDKVSAIPANYGFDISLGQFSIYLLILQGRILMEMNYMLAFGSAEASLRLLWRFGLLEILLPIQILLSNLDKFVAPNRPCHSSLWIALLAFHKALVDQPQDPVVVAAFSLAVHSGGSLYEAIEIAQNISQPHASFHEIVESNHKESDYSLLEQVVDLAVSVDAVICKMTNKQYVSQAMIKYPQAPWSDLVFIPQALSMRVRAIFGCVRSNERGPIPKRSRTINHDSLAMGILPEVRHVFARIVFDTVFPRKQNGQFNNVEPTKR; via the exons ATGGCTATGGCATTTTCAGCTCCAGGGCTTGCTCGGAGGATTCCTTACACTCGCTCTCCGCTGCTCTTTTGTATTCGCAAG GCGCGACTTCAAAGCTCCGTAGCCATTAGGTTTGCTGCTGAATCGGGAATCCTCTGCAAGGAGGAAGATAAAGATTGTATTTCGTTTGCTTTGCGTAGAAAAG AAGAAATAGAGCGGACTGATAGCTCAATACCTCAATGGAAGACATTGAGTTCTGAGGATGTTGGGATTGATACATCAATGATTTCAAAGCCTACGCGACTGGTTTTAAATGGACTGAGGAAACAAG GGTATGAAGTTTATCTTGTTGGTGGGTGTGTTCGGGATCTTGTCCTAAGGAGAATTCCTAAAGACTTTGATATCATCACTTCAGCTCAGCTCAAAGAG GTACGGAAAATTTTTACCCGATCTCTAATCGTTGGAAAGCGGTTTCCAATTTGTCATGTATATGTGCTTAACACTATTATAGAG GTTTCGAGCTTTAGCACCTCTGGAAGTAGGAATGGTTTTAATAATTACATTACCAAACCTTCCAACTTAAATGAGCCTGATTATATTCGCTGGAAGAATTGCTCTCAGCGGGACTTTACAATTAACAG tttgatgtatgatCCTTACAAAAAGATTGTATATGACTATTTGGGGGCAATGGAGGACATAAGAAAATCCAAG GTGCGAACTATAAAACCTGCAAATCTTTCCTTTACTGAGGACTGTG CTCGAATTTTACGTGCGGTAAGAATCGCAGCTCGATTAGGATTTTGTTTTACCAGAGACATAGCACTTTCCATAAAAGAGTTATCTTGCTCTGTGTTAAAACTTGACAAGGTATCTGCCATTCCGGCTAATTATGGTTTTGATATCTCCTTAggccaattttcaatttatcttttaatattaCAGGGGCGAATACTTATGGAAATGAATTATATGTTAGCATTTGGATCTGCAGAGGCTTCTTTGAGATTATTGTGGAGATTCGGACTTCTCGAGATACTTCTTCCAATCCAA ATTTTGCTTTCCAACCTTGATAAATTTGTGGCACCCAATCGACCATGCCATAGCAGCTTATG GATTGCTCTCTTAGCATTTCATAAAGCTTTGGTTGACCAGCCTCAAGATCCAGTGGTTGTTGCAGCATTTAGCCTTGCTGTCCATAGTGGTGGATCCTTGTATGAAGCAATTGAAATAGCCCAAAATATATCGCAGCCACATGCATCATTTCATGAAATAGTAGAAAGTAACCACAAAGAATCAGATTATTCACTGCTGGAGCAGGTCGTTGATCTTGCAGTTTCAGTGGATGCCGTGATATGCAAGATGACCAATAAGCAATATGTTTCACAAGCTATGATCAAATATCCTCAAGCACCTTGGTCAGATCTG GTTTTCATCCCACAGGCTTTGTCAATGAGGGTACGTGCAATTTTTGGATGTGTTAGGAGCAATGAAAGGGGACCGATTCCGAAAAGAAGTAGAACAATCAACCATGATTCCTTGGCTATGGGGATCTTACCGGAGGTTCGACATGTTTTTGCTAGGATTGTTTTCGACACAGTTTTCCCTCGAAAGCAAAATGGACAGTTCAATAATGTCGAACCAACCAAGAGATGA
- the LOC120083156 gene encoding uncharacterized protein LOC120083156 isoform X8, with protein sequence MAMAFSAPGLARRIPYTRSPLLFCIRKARLQSSVAIRFAAESGILCKEEDKDCISFALRRKEEIERTDSSIPQWKTLSSEDVGIDTSMISKPTRLVLNGLRKQGYEVYLVGGCVRDLVLRRIPKDFDIITSAQLKEVRKIFTRSLIVGKRFPICHVYVLNTIIEVSSFSTSGSRNGFNNYITKPSNLNEPDYIRWKNCSQRDFTINSLMYDPYKKIVYDYLGAMEDIRKSKVRTIKPANLSFTEDCARILRAGRILMEMNYMLAFGSAEASLRLLWRFGLLEILLPIQILLSNLDKFVAPNRPCHSSLWIALLAFHKALVDQPQDPVVVAAFSLAVHSGGSLYEAIEIAQNISQPHASFHEIVESNHKESDYSLLEQVVDLAVSVDAVICKMTNKQYVSQAMIKYPQAPWSDLVFIPQALSMRVRAIFGCVRSNERGPIPKRSRTINHDSLAMGILPEVRHVFARIVFDTVFPRKQNGQFNNVEPTKR encoded by the exons ATGGCTATGGCATTTTCAGCTCCAGGGCTTGCTCGGAGGATTCCTTACACTCGCTCTCCGCTGCTCTTTTGTATTCGCAAG GCGCGACTTCAAAGCTCCGTAGCCATTAGGTTTGCTGCTGAATCGGGAATCCTCTGCAAGGAGGAAGATAAAGATTGTATTTCGTTTGCTTTGCGTAGAAAAG AAGAAATAGAGCGGACTGATAGCTCAATACCTCAATGGAAGACATTGAGTTCTGAGGATGTTGGGATTGATACATCAATGATTTCAAAGCCTACGCGACTGGTTTTAAATGGACTGAGGAAACAAG GGTATGAAGTTTATCTTGTTGGTGGGTGTGTTCGGGATCTTGTCCTAAGGAGAATTCCTAAAGACTTTGATATCATCACTTCAGCTCAGCTCAAAGAG GTACGGAAAATTTTTACCCGATCTCTAATCGTTGGAAAGCGGTTTCCAATTTGTCATGTATATGTGCTTAACACTATTATAGAG GTTTCGAGCTTTAGCACCTCTGGAAGTAGGAATGGTTTTAATAATTACATTACCAAACCTTCCAACTTAAATGAGCCTGATTATATTCGCTGGAAGAATTGCTCTCAGCGGGACTTTACAATTAACAG tttgatgtatgatCCTTACAAAAAGATTGTATATGACTATTTGGGGGCAATGGAGGACATAAGAAAATCCAAG GTGCGAACTATAAAACCTGCAAATCTTTCCTTTACTGAGGACTGTG CTCGAATTTTACGTGCG GGGCGAATACTTATGGAAATGAATTATATGTTAGCATTTGGATCTGCAGAGGCTTCTTTGAGATTATTGTGGAGATTCGGACTTCTCGAGATACTTCTTCCAATCCAA ATTTTGCTTTCCAACCTTGATAAATTTGTGGCACCCAATCGACCATGCCATAGCAGCTTATG GATTGCTCTCTTAGCATTTCATAAAGCTTTGGTTGACCAGCCTCAAGATCCAGTGGTTGTTGCAGCATTTAGCCTTGCTGTCCATAGTGGTGGATCCTTGTATGAAGCAATTGAAATAGCCCAAAATATATCGCAGCCACATGCATCATTTCATGAAATAGTAGAAAGTAACCACAAAGAATCAGATTATTCACTGCTGGAGCAGGTCGTTGATCTTGCAGTTTCAGTGGATGCCGTGATATGCAAGATGACCAATAAGCAATATGTTTCACAAGCTATGATCAAATATCCTCAAGCACCTTGGTCAGATCTG GTTTTCATCCCACAGGCTTTGTCAATGAGGGTACGTGCAATTTTTGGATGTGTTAGGAGCAATGAAAGGGGACCGATTCCGAAAAGAAGTAGAACAATCAACCATGATTCCTTGGCTATGGGGATCTTACCGGAGGTTCGACATGTTTTTGCTAGGATTGTTTTCGACACAGTTTTCCCTCGAAAGCAAAATGGACAGTTCAATAATGTCGAACCAACCAAGAGATGA
- the LOC120083156 gene encoding poly(A) polymerase I isoform X2 translates to MAMAFSAPGLARRIPYTRSPLLFCIRKARLQSSVAIRFAAESGILCKEEDKDCISFALRRKEIERTDSSIPQWKTLSSEDVGIDTSMISKPTRLVLNGLRKQGYEVYLVGGCVRDLVLRRIPKDFDIITSAQLKEVRKIFTRSLIVGKRFPICHVYVLNTIIEVSSFSTSGSRNGFNNYITKPSNLNEPDYIRWKNCSQRDFTINSLMYDPYKKIVYDYLGAMEDIRKSKVRTIKPANLSFTEDCARILRAVRIAARLGFCFTRDIALSIKELSCSVLKLDKVSAIPANYGFDISLGQFSIYLLILQGRILMEMNYMLAFGSAEASLRLLWRFGLLEILLPIQASYFVSQGFRRRDASSNMLLILLSNLDKFVAPNRPCHSSLWIALLAFHKALVDQPQDPVVVAAFSLAVHSGGSLYEAIEIAQNISQPHASFHEIVESNHKESDYSLLEQVVDLAVSVDAVICKMTNKQYVSQAMIKYPQAPWSDLVFIPQALSMRVRAIFGCVRSNERGPIPKRSRTINHDSLAMGILPEVRHVFARIVFDTVFPRKQNGQFNNVEPTKR, encoded by the exons ATGGCTATGGCATTTTCAGCTCCAGGGCTTGCTCGGAGGATTCCTTACACTCGCTCTCCGCTGCTCTTTTGTATTCGCAAG GCGCGACTTCAAAGCTCCGTAGCCATTAGGTTTGCTGCTGAATCGGGAATCCTCTGCAAGGAGGAAGATAAAGATTGTATTTCGTTTGCTTTGCGTAGAAAAG AAATAGAGCGGACTGATAGCTCAATACCTCAATGGAAGACATTGAGTTCTGAGGATGTTGGGATTGATACATCAATGATTTCAAAGCCTACGCGACTGGTTTTAAATGGACTGAGGAAACAAG GGTATGAAGTTTATCTTGTTGGTGGGTGTGTTCGGGATCTTGTCCTAAGGAGAATTCCTAAAGACTTTGATATCATCACTTCAGCTCAGCTCAAAGAG GTACGGAAAATTTTTACCCGATCTCTAATCGTTGGAAAGCGGTTTCCAATTTGTCATGTATATGTGCTTAACACTATTATAGAG GTTTCGAGCTTTAGCACCTCTGGAAGTAGGAATGGTTTTAATAATTACATTACCAAACCTTCCAACTTAAATGAGCCTGATTATATTCGCTGGAAGAATTGCTCTCAGCGGGACTTTACAATTAACAG tttgatgtatgatCCTTACAAAAAGATTGTATATGACTATTTGGGGGCAATGGAGGACATAAGAAAATCCAAG GTGCGAACTATAAAACCTGCAAATCTTTCCTTTACTGAGGACTGTG CTCGAATTTTACGTGCGGTAAGAATCGCAGCTCGATTAGGATTTTGTTTTACCAGAGACATAGCACTTTCCATAAAAGAGTTATCTTGCTCTGTGTTAAAACTTGACAAGGTATCTGCCATTCCGGCTAATTATGGTTTTGATATCTCCTTAggccaattttcaatttatcttttaatattaCAGGGGCGAATACTTATGGAAATGAATTATATGTTAGCATTTGGATCTGCAGAGGCTTCTTTGAGATTATTGTGGAGATTCGGACTTCTCGAGATACTTCTTCCAATCCAA GCATCATATTTTGTTTCCCAAGGATTCAGGAGGCGTGATGCAAGTTCAAATATGCTGCTG ATTTTGCTTTCCAACCTTGATAAATTTGTGGCACCCAATCGACCATGCCATAGCAGCTTATG GATTGCTCTCTTAGCATTTCATAAAGCTTTGGTTGACCAGCCTCAAGATCCAGTGGTTGTTGCAGCATTTAGCCTTGCTGTCCATAGTGGTGGATCCTTGTATGAAGCAATTGAAATAGCCCAAAATATATCGCAGCCACATGCATCATTTCATGAAATAGTAGAAAGTAACCACAAAGAATCAGATTATTCACTGCTGGAGCAGGTCGTTGATCTTGCAGTTTCAGTGGATGCCGTGATATGCAAGATGACCAATAAGCAATATGTTTCACAAGCTATGATCAAATATCCTCAAGCACCTTGGTCAGATCTG GTTTTCATCCCACAGGCTTTGTCAATGAGGGTACGTGCAATTTTTGGATGTGTTAGGAGCAATGAAAGGGGACCGATTCCGAAAAGAAGTAGAACAATCAACCATGATTCCTTGGCTATGGGGATCTTACCGGAGGTTCGACATGTTTTTGCTAGGATTGTTTTCGACACAGTTTTCCCTCGAAAGCAAAATGGACAGTTCAATAATGTCGAACCAACCAAGAGATGA
- the LOC120083156 gene encoding poly(A) polymerase I isoform X5 — translation MAMAFSAPGLARRIPYTRSPLLFCIRKARLQSSVAIRFAAESGILCKEEDKDCISFALRRKEIERTDSSIPQWKTLSSEDVGIDTSMISKPTRLVLNGLRKQGYEVYLVGGCVRDLVLRRIPKDFDIITSAQLKEVRKIFTRSLIVGKRFPICHVYVLNTIIEVSSFSTSGSRNGFNNYITKPSNLNEPDYIRWKNCSQRDFTINSLMYDPYKKIVYDYLGAMEDIRKSKVRTIKPANLSFTEDCARILRAVRIAARLGFCFTRDIALSIKELSCSVLKLDKGRILMEMNYMLAFGSAEASLRLLWRFGLLEILLPIQASYFVSQGFRRRDASSNMLLILLSNLDKFVAPNRPCHSSLWIALLAFHKALVDQPQDPVVVAAFSLAVHSGGSLYEAIEIAQNISQPHASFHEIVESNHKESDYSLLEQVVDLAVSVDAVICKMTNKQYVSQAMIKYPQAPWSDLVFIPQALSMRVRAIFGCVRSNERGPIPKRSRTINHDSLAMGILPEVRHVFARIVFDTVFPRKQNGQFNNVEPTKR, via the exons ATGGCTATGGCATTTTCAGCTCCAGGGCTTGCTCGGAGGATTCCTTACACTCGCTCTCCGCTGCTCTTTTGTATTCGCAAG GCGCGACTTCAAAGCTCCGTAGCCATTAGGTTTGCTGCTGAATCGGGAATCCTCTGCAAGGAGGAAGATAAAGATTGTATTTCGTTTGCTTTGCGTAGAAAAG AAATAGAGCGGACTGATAGCTCAATACCTCAATGGAAGACATTGAGTTCTGAGGATGTTGGGATTGATACATCAATGATTTCAAAGCCTACGCGACTGGTTTTAAATGGACTGAGGAAACAAG GGTATGAAGTTTATCTTGTTGGTGGGTGTGTTCGGGATCTTGTCCTAAGGAGAATTCCTAAAGACTTTGATATCATCACTTCAGCTCAGCTCAAAGAG GTACGGAAAATTTTTACCCGATCTCTAATCGTTGGAAAGCGGTTTCCAATTTGTCATGTATATGTGCTTAACACTATTATAGAG GTTTCGAGCTTTAGCACCTCTGGAAGTAGGAATGGTTTTAATAATTACATTACCAAACCTTCCAACTTAAATGAGCCTGATTATATTCGCTGGAAGAATTGCTCTCAGCGGGACTTTACAATTAACAG tttgatgtatgatCCTTACAAAAAGATTGTATATGACTATTTGGGGGCAATGGAGGACATAAGAAAATCCAAG GTGCGAACTATAAAACCTGCAAATCTTTCCTTTACTGAGGACTGTG CTCGAATTTTACGTGCGGTAAGAATCGCAGCTCGATTAGGATTTTGTTTTACCAGAGACATAGCACTTTCCATAAAAGAGTTATCTTGCTCTGTGTTAAAACTTGACAAG GGGCGAATACTTATGGAAATGAATTATATGTTAGCATTTGGATCTGCAGAGGCTTCTTTGAGATTATTGTGGAGATTCGGACTTCTCGAGATACTTCTTCCAATCCAA GCATCATATTTTGTTTCCCAAGGATTCAGGAGGCGTGATGCAAGTTCAAATATGCTGCTG ATTTTGCTTTCCAACCTTGATAAATTTGTGGCACCCAATCGACCATGCCATAGCAGCTTATG GATTGCTCTCTTAGCATTTCATAAAGCTTTGGTTGACCAGCCTCAAGATCCAGTGGTTGTTGCAGCATTTAGCCTTGCTGTCCATAGTGGTGGATCCTTGTATGAAGCAATTGAAATAGCCCAAAATATATCGCAGCCACATGCATCATTTCATGAAATAGTAGAAAGTAACCACAAAGAATCAGATTATTCACTGCTGGAGCAGGTCGTTGATCTTGCAGTTTCAGTGGATGCCGTGATATGCAAGATGACCAATAAGCAATATGTTTCACAAGCTATGATCAAATATCCTCAAGCACCTTGGTCAGATCTG GTTTTCATCCCACAGGCTTTGTCAATGAGGGTACGTGCAATTTTTGGATGTGTTAGGAGCAATGAAAGGGGACCGATTCCGAAAAGAAGTAGAACAATCAACCATGATTCCTTGGCTATGGGGATCTTACCGGAGGTTCGACATGTTTTTGCTAGGATTGTTTTCGACACAGTTTTCCCTCGAAAGCAAAATGGACAGTTCAATAATGTCGAACCAACCAAGAGATGA
- the LOC120083156 gene encoding poly(A) polymerase I isoform X7 gives MAMAFSAPGLARRIPYTRSPLLFCIRKARLQSSVAIRFAAESGILCKEEDKDCISFALRRKEEIERTDSSIPQWKTLSSEDVGIDTSMISKPTRLVLNGLRKQGYEVYLVGGCVRDLVLRRIPKDFDIITSAQLKEVRKIFTRSLIVGKRFPICHVYVLNTIIEVSSFSTSGSRNGFNNYITKPSNLNEPDYIRWKNCSQRDFTINSLMYDPYKKIVYDYLGAMEDIRKSKVRTIKPANLSFTEDCARILRAGRILMEMNYMLAFGSAEASLRLLWRFGLLEILLPIQASYFVSQGFRRRDASSNMLLILLSNLDKFVAPNRPCHSSLWIALLAFHKALVDQPQDPVVVAAFSLAVHSGGSLYEAIEIAQNISQPHASFHEIVESNHKESDYSLLEQVVDLAVSVDAVICKMTNKQYVSQAMIKYPQAPWSDLVFIPQALSMRVRAIFGCVRSNERGPIPKRSRTINHDSLAMGILPEVRHVFARIVFDTVFPRKQNGQFNNVEPTKR, from the exons ATGGCTATGGCATTTTCAGCTCCAGGGCTTGCTCGGAGGATTCCTTACACTCGCTCTCCGCTGCTCTTTTGTATTCGCAAG GCGCGACTTCAAAGCTCCGTAGCCATTAGGTTTGCTGCTGAATCGGGAATCCTCTGCAAGGAGGAAGATAAAGATTGTATTTCGTTTGCTTTGCGTAGAAAAG AAGAAATAGAGCGGACTGATAGCTCAATACCTCAATGGAAGACATTGAGTTCTGAGGATGTTGGGATTGATACATCAATGATTTCAAAGCCTACGCGACTGGTTTTAAATGGACTGAGGAAACAAG GGTATGAAGTTTATCTTGTTGGTGGGTGTGTTCGGGATCTTGTCCTAAGGAGAATTCCTAAAGACTTTGATATCATCACTTCAGCTCAGCTCAAAGAG GTACGGAAAATTTTTACCCGATCTCTAATCGTTGGAAAGCGGTTTCCAATTTGTCATGTATATGTGCTTAACACTATTATAGAG GTTTCGAGCTTTAGCACCTCTGGAAGTAGGAATGGTTTTAATAATTACATTACCAAACCTTCCAACTTAAATGAGCCTGATTATATTCGCTGGAAGAATTGCTCTCAGCGGGACTTTACAATTAACAG tttgatgtatgatCCTTACAAAAAGATTGTATATGACTATTTGGGGGCAATGGAGGACATAAGAAAATCCAAG GTGCGAACTATAAAACCTGCAAATCTTTCCTTTACTGAGGACTGTG CTCGAATTTTACGTGCG GGGCGAATACTTATGGAAATGAATTATATGTTAGCATTTGGATCTGCAGAGGCTTCTTTGAGATTATTGTGGAGATTCGGACTTCTCGAGATACTTCTTCCAATCCAA GCATCATATTTTGTTTCCCAAGGATTCAGGAGGCGTGATGCAAGTTCAAATATGCTGCTG ATTTTGCTTTCCAACCTTGATAAATTTGTGGCACCCAATCGACCATGCCATAGCAGCTTATG GATTGCTCTCTTAGCATTTCATAAAGCTTTGGTTGACCAGCCTCAAGATCCAGTGGTTGTTGCAGCATTTAGCCTTGCTGTCCATAGTGGTGGATCCTTGTATGAAGCAATTGAAATAGCCCAAAATATATCGCAGCCACATGCATCATTTCATGAAATAGTAGAAAGTAACCACAAAGAATCAGATTATTCACTGCTGGAGCAGGTCGTTGATCTTGCAGTTTCAGTGGATGCCGTGATATGCAAGATGACCAATAAGCAATATGTTTCACAAGCTATGATCAAATATCCTCAAGCACCTTGGTCAGATCTG GTTTTCATCCCACAGGCTTTGTCAATGAGGGTACGTGCAATTTTTGGATGTGTTAGGAGCAATGAAAGGGGACCGATTCCGAAAAGAAGTAGAACAATCAACCATGATTCCTTGGCTATGGGGATCTTACCGGAGGTTCGACATGTTTTTGCTAGGATTGTTTTCGACACAGTTTTCCCTCGAAAGCAAAATGGACAGTTCAATAATGTCGAACCAACCAAGAGATGA
- the LOC120083156 gene encoding poly(A) polymerase I isoform X4, with translation MAMAFSAPGLARRIPYTRSPLLFCIRKARLQSSVAIRFAAESGILCKEEDKDCISFALRRKEEIERTDSSIPQWKTLSSEDVGIDTSMISKPTRLVLNGLRKQGYEVYLVGGCVRDLVLRRIPKDFDIITSAQLKEVRKIFTRSLIVGKRFPICHVYVLNTIIEVSSFSTSGSRNGFNNYITKPSNLNEPDYIRWKNCSQRDFTINSLMYDPYKKIVYDYLGAMEDIRKSKVRTIKPANLSFTEDCARILRAVRIAARLGFCFTRDIALSIKELSCSVLKLDKGRILMEMNYMLAFGSAEASLRLLWRFGLLEILLPIQASYFVSQGFRRRDASSNMLLILLSNLDKFVAPNRPCHSSLWIALLAFHKALVDQPQDPVVVAAFSLAVHSGGSLYEAIEIAQNISQPHASFHEIVESNHKESDYSLLEQVVDLAVSVDAVICKMTNKQYVSQAMIKYPQAPWSDLVFIPQALSMRVRAIFGCVRSNERGPIPKRSRTINHDSLAMGILPEVRHVFARIVFDTVFPRKQNGQFNNVEPTKR, from the exons ATGGCTATGGCATTTTCAGCTCCAGGGCTTGCTCGGAGGATTCCTTACACTCGCTCTCCGCTGCTCTTTTGTATTCGCAAG GCGCGACTTCAAAGCTCCGTAGCCATTAGGTTTGCTGCTGAATCGGGAATCCTCTGCAAGGAGGAAGATAAAGATTGTATTTCGTTTGCTTTGCGTAGAAAAG AAGAAATAGAGCGGACTGATAGCTCAATACCTCAATGGAAGACATTGAGTTCTGAGGATGTTGGGATTGATACATCAATGATTTCAAAGCCTACGCGACTGGTTTTAAATGGACTGAGGAAACAAG GGTATGAAGTTTATCTTGTTGGTGGGTGTGTTCGGGATCTTGTCCTAAGGAGAATTCCTAAAGACTTTGATATCATCACTTCAGCTCAGCTCAAAGAG GTACGGAAAATTTTTACCCGATCTCTAATCGTTGGAAAGCGGTTTCCAATTTGTCATGTATATGTGCTTAACACTATTATAGAG GTTTCGAGCTTTAGCACCTCTGGAAGTAGGAATGGTTTTAATAATTACATTACCAAACCTTCCAACTTAAATGAGCCTGATTATATTCGCTGGAAGAATTGCTCTCAGCGGGACTTTACAATTAACAG tttgatgtatgatCCTTACAAAAAGATTGTATATGACTATTTGGGGGCAATGGAGGACATAAGAAAATCCAAG GTGCGAACTATAAAACCTGCAAATCTTTCCTTTACTGAGGACTGTG CTCGAATTTTACGTGCGGTAAGAATCGCAGCTCGATTAGGATTTTGTTTTACCAGAGACATAGCACTTTCCATAAAAGAGTTATCTTGCTCTGTGTTAAAACTTGACAAG GGGCGAATACTTATGGAAATGAATTATATGTTAGCATTTGGATCTGCAGAGGCTTCTTTGAGATTATTGTGGAGATTCGGACTTCTCGAGATACTTCTTCCAATCCAA GCATCATATTTTGTTTCCCAAGGATTCAGGAGGCGTGATGCAAGTTCAAATATGCTGCTG ATTTTGCTTTCCAACCTTGATAAATTTGTGGCACCCAATCGACCATGCCATAGCAGCTTATG GATTGCTCTCTTAGCATTTCATAAAGCTTTGGTTGACCAGCCTCAAGATCCAGTGGTTGTTGCAGCATTTAGCCTTGCTGTCCATAGTGGTGGATCCTTGTATGAAGCAATTGAAATAGCCCAAAATATATCGCAGCCACATGCATCATTTCATGAAATAGTAGAAAGTAACCACAAAGAATCAGATTATTCACTGCTGGAGCAGGTCGTTGATCTTGCAGTTTCAGTGGATGCCGTGATATGCAAGATGACCAATAAGCAATATGTTTCACAAGCTATGATCAAATATCCTCAAGCACCTTGGTCAGATCTG GTTTTCATCCCACAGGCTTTGTCAATGAGGGTACGTGCAATTTTTGGATGTGTTAGGAGCAATGAAAGGGGACCGATTCCGAAAAGAAGTAGAACAATCAACCATGATTCCTTGGCTATGGGGATCTTACCGGAGGTTCGACATGTTTTTGCTAGGATTGTTTTCGACACAGTTTTCCCTCGAAAGCAAAATGGACAGTTCAATAATGTCGAACCAACCAAGAGATGA